The Episyrphus balteatus chromosome 4, idEpiBalt1.1, whole genome shotgun sequence genome includes a window with the following:
- the LOC129918967 gene encoding toll-like receptor 6 has translation MDLTNNFIFLILLIVLTASADQQTQQQYAANQKMMVDTQQQQQQQHLNSALDGSDAASGGATQSRYDAPDDCHFGLAEPGVSDDIALTCNLRTVNSEFDTTNFSVIPSENTVALHVLCNDEIMARSSLEPRSFVHLTRLRELSIGFCKIAKFNREVLEGLTDLRNLTIKTHNINWPTLNFDIESEAFGPTKNLERLDLSQNNIWSLPENLFCHLTGLASLNMSENRLQDVNELGFRERSKEVELPSSTVSSQDSPAAALTPKKPSSAPCSLDLEILDVSFNHFVLLPANGFGNLRRLKYLQVNNNEISMVADKALSGLKNLQILNLSSNKIVALPSELFSEQSKSIQEVYLQNNSISVLSPKLFSNLEQLQALDLSFNQITSTWIDRATFTGLIRLVLLNLSHNKLTKLEPEIFSDLYTLQILNLRHNQLENIAADTFAPMNNLHTLLMSHNKLKYLDAYALNGLYVLSLLSLDNNALIGVHPEAFRNCSSLQDLNLNGNQLKTVPLALRNMRLLRTVDLGENMISQLEETAFKGLGNLYGLRLIGNYLENITMNSFKDLPSLQILNLARNRIQVIEPGAFEMTSSIQAIRLDGNDLTEINGLFSNMPSLLWLNISDNHLEHFDYAHVPSTLQWLDLHKNRLSELSNRFNLDSQLRLQTLDASFNQLVKVTPSSIPNSIELLFLNDNLIGSIEPHSFLHKTNLTRVDLYANQVTTLDVKSLRILPIPDHRPLPEFYIGGNPFLCDCNIDWLQKINHMTSRQYPRIMDLETIYCKLLHTRERAYIPLMEAEAKHFLCTYKNHCFAVCHCCASESCDCEMTCPNNCTCFHDQTWSTNIVECSGVGYSEMPKKVPMDTTELYIDGSNFPDLAPHTFAGRKNLIVLYLNNSNVHLMHNTTFVGLKKLSILHLEENHMVSLVGDEFSMLESLRELYLHNNKLAYIGNGTFQGLRKLEVLRLDGNRLIHFEVWQLALSPYLVEISLADNPWSCECSYLSKFRGYLGQSSEKIVDANRVACVYNNLTSILREKNGTKCTLRDDLSAYVRSSEIENLLPLLLAATCAFVGFFGLIMGLFCYRHELKMWAHSNCFFTMCYRSPAFIDNFVENKDHRLCDAYFAYSLQDEHFVSQILAHALEADIGYRLNLHYRDTNLNAYIADAILEAAEGSKMVVLVLSKNFLYNEWSRFEYKSAFHEMVKRRKRLVFILYGDLPQRDIDMDMRHYLRTSTCIEWDDKKFWQKLRMALPHLPRGNNKRHCSGPPPSAVNIYATAHDYGVGTLPRPAAPDCPSKRYGDCNNYATINDCSRTYPAATGPPCKFNSMNEKGHDRQHEYAVPSHYSSAPSPGEYERGGSEKNCECGKKSGSSSSPQSGTTATVNSAAGSINASFSTNFTNPPPPSVTNAVNNATNTFHSFNCKKTCSCSANGGTLRQQQQQQHPSTVTHSNLYESNLSLNDISNSLDSRPTSNKDIWA, from the coding sequence atggatttaacaaataatttcatatttttaatattactgATTGTATTAACTGCATCAGCCGATCAACAAACACAACAACAATATGCTGCCAATCAAAAAATGATGGTTgacacacaacaacaacaacaacaacaacatttaaATTCAGCTTTAGATGGCAGTGATGCTGCATCGGGTGGTGCAACACAATCACGTTATGATGCACCCGATGATTGTCATTTCGGTTTAGCTGAACCGGGTGTATCTGATGATATTGCATTGACGTGCAATTTGCGAACGGTCAATAGTGAATTTGATACGACGAATTTTAGTGTTATTCCATCGGAAAATACAGTTGCATTACATGTGCTGTGTAATGATGAAATAATGGCACGTAGTTCGTTGGAACCGCGTTCGTTTGTCCATTTAACACGGTTAAGGGAATTGTCAATTGGATTTtgtaaaattgcaaaatttaatcGAGAAGTCCTTGAAGGATTAACGGATTTGAgaaatttaacaattaaaaCACATAATATTAATTGGCCAACGTTGAATTTCGATATTGAATCGGAGGCTTTTGGGCCAACGAAAAATCTTGAACGATTGGATTTGAGTCAGAATAATATATGGTCGTTGCCAGAGAATCTTTTTTGTCATTTAACTGGTTTGGCATCGTTGAATATGAGCGAAAATCGTCTACAAGATGTTAATGAATTGGGTTTTAGAGAACGGTCCAAAGAGGTCGAGTTACCATCGAGCACCGTGAGTAGTCAAGATTCTCCAGCTGCTGCCCTAACACCCAAAAAGCCTTCCTCAGCTCCATGCTCACTTGATTTAGAAATCCTAGACGTATCCTTCAACCATTTCGTCCTTCTCCCAGCCAATGGATTTGGCAATCTTCGAAGACTCAAATACCTTCAAGTGAATAACAACGAAATATCGATGGTCGCTGATAAAGCCCTAAGTGGCTTAAAGAACTTGCAAATTCTTAACTTGAGTTCAAATAAAATCGTAGCACTGCCATCGGAATTATTTTCCGAGCAATCAAAGTCAATTCAGGAGGTTTATCtccaaaataattcaataaGTGTGCTTTCGCCGAAATTGTTCTCGAATTTGGAACAACTTCAAGCTTTGGATTTGTCGTTTAATCAAATCACTTCGACTTGGATAGATCGAGCTACATTTACCGGTCTTATTCGTTTGGTTTTGCTGAATTTGTCACATAACAAACTTACCAAGCTTGAACCTGAAATATTTTCGGACCTTTATACTCTTCAGATCCTGAATCTTCGACATAATCAACTCGAAAATATTGCTGCTGATACTTTTGCTCCAATGAATAACCTGCATACACTTTTGATGTCCCACAATAAGCTGAAGTATCTCGATGCTTATGCCTTGAACGGTCTTTATGTCCTCTCGCTGCTGTCTCTTGATAACAATGCTCTAATTGGTGTCCATCCTGAAGCTTTCCGTAACTGCAGTTCCCTCCAAGACTTAAACTTGAATGGTAACCAGCTTAAAACCGTTCCATTAGCTCTGCGAAATATGAGACTCTTGAGAACCGTTGATTTGGGTGAAAATATGATTAGCCAATTGGAAGAGACAGCTTTTAAAGGTCTTGGTAACCTTTATGGACTTCGTCTTATTGGAAATTACCTCGAAAATATCACAATGAACTCCTTCAAAGACTTGCCAAGCTTGCAAATTTTGAACTTGGCAAGAAATCGTATTCAAGTTATCGAACCTGGTGCATTCGAGATGACATCAAGCATTCAAGCTATTCGTCTGGATGGGAACGACTTGACAGAAATTAATGGACTCTTCAGTAATATGCCATCACTTTTATGGCTCAATATCTCCGATAACCATCTTGAACACTTTGACTATGCCCATGTCCCAAGCACCTTACAATGGCTAGATCTTCATAAAAATCGTCTCTCAGAGCTTTCAAACCGTTTTAACTTGGATTCCCAGCTTCGTTTGCAAACCCTCGATGCAAGTTTCAACCAGCTTGTCAAAGTCACTCCAAGCTCGATTCCAAATTCCATcgaacttttgtttttgaatgataACCTCATCGGATCTATCGAACCACATTCGTTCCTCCACAAAACCAACTTGACACGAGTCGATCTTTATGCTAACCAGGTTACAACTCTCGATGTGAAAAGCCTAAGAATCCTGCCAATCCCAGATCACAGACCTCTTCCAGAATTCTATATCGGTGGAAATCCATTCCTCTGTGATTGTAACATCGACTGGCTGCAAAAAATCAACCATATGACTTCCCGACAATATCCCAGAATCATGGATCTTGAGACAATCTACTGCAAGCTTTTGCATACTCGCGAACGAGCTTATATCCCTTTGATGGAAGCTGAAGCTAAACATTTCCTCTGCACCTATAAAAACCACTGTTTTGCTGTGTGTCACTGCTGTGCTTCGGAATCATGTGATTGTGAGATGACTTGCCCGAATAATTGTACCTGTTTCCATGACCAAACCTGGTCGACAAATATCGTCGAGTGCTCTGGAGTCGGTTATAGTGAAATGCCCAAAAAAGTTCCCATGGATACCACCGAGTTGTATATTGATGGAAGCAATTTCCCCGATTTGGCTCCACACACTTTTGCTGGAAGGAAGAATCTTATCGTTCTTTATCTCAACAACTCCAATGTTCACCTAATGCACAATACGACTTTTGTCGGTCTTAAAAAACTAAGTATTTTACATCTGGAAGAAAATCATATGGTAAGCTTGGTGGGTGATGAATTTTCAATGCTCGAAAGCCTCCGGGAACTTTATCTTCACAATAATAAACTGGCTTATATTGGAAATGGTACCTTCCAGGGGCTGAGAAAACTCGAAGTTCTTCGTTTAGATGGAAATCGTTTAATCCATTTCGAGGTATGGCAACTTGCTTTAAGCCCTTATCTTGTCGAAATTAGTCTGGCCGATAATCCATGGTCTTGCGAGTGCAGTTATTTGAGTAAGTTCCGAGGGTATTTGGGACAGTCTTCTGAGAAAATCGTCGATGCCAATAGAGTAGCCTGTGTCTATAACAATCTTACGAGTATCCTGCGAGAGAAAAACGGTACCAAATGTACTCTCCGAGATGACTTGAGTGCTTATGTGAGATCAAGTGAAATTGAAAATCTTCTTCCATTGCTCCTAGCTGCAACTTGTGCTTTTGTTGGATTTTTCGGCCTCATTATGGGTCTTTTCTGTTATCGTCATGAATTGAAAATGTGGGCCCATTCGAATTGTTTCTTCACAATGTGTTATCGATCACCAGCTTTTATCGATAACTTTGTCGAAAATAAAGACCATAGACTTTGTGATGCCTATTTTGCGTATAGTCTTCAAGATGAACATTTTGTAAGCCAGATTCTTGCCCATGCTCTCGAAGCTGATATTGGATACAGACTTAATTTACACTATCGTGATACAAACTTAAATGCTTATATCGCTGATGCCATCTTGGAAGCTGCTGAAGGTTCAAAAATGGTCGTTTTGGTGCTCTCCAAGAACTTCCTTTATAACGAATGGTCACGATTTGAGTATAAAAGTGCCTTCCATGAGATGGTCAAACGCAGGAAGAGGCTCGTATTCATCTTGTATGGAGATCTCCCACAACGAGATATCGATATGGACATGAGACACTACCTTCGGACCAGTACCTGCATCGAATGGGATGACAAGAAATTCTGGCAAAAACTTCGAATGGCTTTACCCCATTTGCCTCGGGGTAATAACAAACGTCATTGTTCTGGACCGCCACCATCAGCGGTAAATATTTATGCTACCGCTCATGATTACGGTGTTGGGACTCTACCCCGACCAGCAGCACCAGATTGTCCATCGAAACGTTATGGTGACTGCAATAATTATGCCACTATTAACGATTGCAGTCGAACATATCCTGCGGCGACAGGACCTCCTTGCAAATTCAATTCGATGAACGAGAAAGGTCACGACAGACAACATGAATATGCTGTGCCATCACATTATTCCTCAGCGCCATCTCCTGGTGAGTACGAACGTGGTggtagtgaaaaaaattgtgaatgCGGTAAGAAAAGTGGATCCTCGTCATCGCCTCAGTCGGGTACAACGGCGACAGTGAATTCAGCTGCTGGCAGTATAAATGCTAGTTTTTCAACGAATTTCACAAATCCTCCGCCTCCTTCGGTTACGAATGCTGTTAATAATGCCACCAATACATTCCACAGttttaattgtaagaaaacttGTAGTTGTAGTGCTAATGGTGGTACTTtgagacaacaacaacaacaacaacatccttCTACAGTGACTCATTCAAATTTATATGAGTCGAATCTTTCGTTAAATGATATTAGCAATAGTTTGGATAGTCGACCGACTTCAAATAAGGACATTTGGGcgtaa